From a single Gimesia fumaroli genomic region:
- a CDS encoding protein kinase domain-containing protein → MPNPECLSHEQLQALITADLPEQSADELFAHLESCADCRSALDAQYHPQNKNTRSPVLKPLDEEPIMKDPAFQRAVKQIEQFGSEDSIYIDHLAKDHQEKEREQLNLVGEQIDQYRIVAKLGEGGMGTVYKAVHTKLDKVVALKILPTGSHVSDERIARFEREMLSVGRLNHPHIVGATDAREIDGTHFLVMEYLDGIDLSHLVERMGPLPIADACEIIRQAAVGLQYAHQHDLIHRDIKPSNLMLTTDGQVKILDLGLALIQGDEPIEAQNGEPAEGELTSAGQIMGTLGYMAPEQIDHSHDVDIRADLYSLGCTFFKLLTGEVPFEHLSSTSVSERVKIQIKEPAPSILERRMELPDELAAIIDRLLAKSPGERYEDPGQLVQALESFTAGNNLRALAQKFSPSDNSQKSTQSGLWDSILPVEADSNSTLRSKPFWKISAIVVVLLLLAALVPLLTKNKDKIKLTPIDPDRLAAERVLTAGGIIELQTNSGTFEVFQVSQLPSEPFRIQTVHIGHRYLKTTPVPDDVLRSLSSLQDAFDLNFYSSGLSNRGLALLTDLPNLKYLTLSKNSISSAGLAHLVQFESLESLGLEYTHISDKGLRHLQKLPHLKDLRLDQTDITDRGLLNLKQHKNLETLSLRGTHVTNAGIQHLKEFPQLSYLTLQHTPITDEGLVGLQQFKALRTIELSGPLITPDGLGGLGDIPNLKSIALSDFKVTETLFSNLAQIKSLESLSLPADSEISDEWLYHLHSLPKLYRLRLGGEFLSDRGMEELSKLKNLQILTIYNSRITDTGLANIPQSADLREFKINSQSILTDRGLNEITKLKQLRVLHIKECKISDVGLADLHQLKRLQEIQITSSEITDACCEDLIKLPQLNVLMLYSTQITAEGAKKLVDGLPNCKVYLDSDWKTFSWLTSQTPTAQ, encoded by the coding sequence ATGCCCAATCCAGAATGCCTTAGCCACGAACAGTTGCAAGCATTAATCACAGCCGATCTCCCTGAACAATCGGCTGATGAGTTGTTTGCACATCTTGAGTCTTGTGCTGATTGCCGTTCGGCCTTGGACGCCCAGTATCACCCGCAGAACAAAAACACACGAAGCCCCGTACTGAAACCTCTCGATGAAGAGCCGATCATGAAAGATCCGGCATTCCAACGCGCTGTTAAGCAAATCGAACAGTTTGGTTCAGAGGATTCAATATATATCGATCACCTTGCAAAAGATCATCAAGAAAAGGAGCGAGAACAACTTAATCTGGTCGGCGAACAAATTGACCAATATCGCATTGTTGCCAAACTCGGTGAAGGTGGAATGGGTACCGTTTATAAAGCGGTACACACCAAATTGGACAAAGTCGTTGCCTTAAAAATCCTGCCTACTGGAAGCCACGTTTCAGACGAAAGAATTGCTCGATTCGAACGTGAGATGCTGTCAGTAGGCCGATTGAATCACCCGCATATTGTCGGTGCAACCGACGCACGAGAAATCGACGGTACGCATTTTCTGGTGATGGAATATCTGGATGGAATTGATCTTTCACACCTCGTCGAGAGAATGGGGCCTCTGCCAATCGCCGATGCATGCGAAATTATTCGGCAGGCTGCCGTGGGTTTGCAGTATGCCCATCAACACGACTTGATCCACCGTGACATTAAACCGTCGAATTTGATGCTAACCACCGACGGACAGGTCAAAATTCTCGATCTGGGGTTGGCCCTCATTCAGGGTGATGAACCTATCGAAGCTCAAAACGGTGAACCAGCTGAAGGTGAGTTGACTTCAGCAGGTCAGATTATGGGAACGCTCGGATACATGGCTCCCGAACAGATTGACCATTCTCATGACGTTGATATCCGAGCAGACCTGTATAGCCTGGGTTGTACGTTTTTTAAACTGTTAACCGGTGAAGTACCGTTCGAGCATCTGAGTTCTACATCAGTCTCGGAAAGAGTGAAGATTCAGATAAAAGAACCTGCTCCCTCTATCTTGGAACGAAGAATGGAACTCCCTGACGAATTAGCTGCGATCATTGATCGCTTGCTGGCGAAGAGTCCAGGCGAACGATATGAAGATCCCGGACAACTTGTCCAAGCTCTGGAATCATTCACCGCCGGAAATAACTTGAGAGCGCTCGCTCAAAAGTTCTCGCCATCAGATAACAGCCAGAAATCAACACAGAGCGGTCTCTGGGATTCTATTTTACCTGTCGAAGCTGATAGCAATTCCACATTGAGATCTAAGCCGTTTTGGAAGATCTCTGCCATCGTCGTGGTGCTATTGCTGTTAGCAGCCTTGGTGCCGTTGCTGACGAAGAACAAAGACAAGATAAAGCTGACGCCGATTGATCCGGATCGTCTGGCGGCGGAGCGAGTCCTGACGGCCGGTGGAATCATTGAACTACAGACCAATTCCGGAACATTTGAAGTCTTCCAAGTCAGCCAGTTGCCATCGGAGCCATTTAGAATACAAACAGTACATATTGGTCACAGGTATTTGAAAACGACACCGGTACCTGATGATGTTCTGCGTAGTCTGTCGTCGCTCCAAGATGCTTTCGATCTCAATTTTTATAGCTCAGGATTGAGTAATCGTGGTCTGGCGCTGCTAACAGATCTCCCAAATCTAAAGTACTTGACCTTAAGTAAGAACTCAATATCTAGCGCGGGACTGGCACACCTGGTGCAATTCGAATCGCTTGAATCTCTCGGACTGGAATACACGCACATTTCTGATAAAGGGCTTCGACACCTTCAAAAGCTTCCTCATCTAAAAGATCTCAGACTTGATCAAACCGATATCACAGATCGTGGTCTGTTGAATCTCAAACAACACAAAAATTTAGAGACCCTTTCTCTACGTGGTACTCACGTGACCAATGCGGGAATACAGCATCTAAAGGAGTTTCCACAACTGTCATATCTAACGCTCCAGCATACCCCAATCACTGACGAAGGCTTGGTTGGACTACAGCAATTTAAAGCCCTCAGAACTATTGAGCTGTCGGGACCCCTCATTACTCCGGATGGGCTTGGCGGATTGGGAGACATCCCGAACTTGAAGTCCATAGCTCTTTCAGACTTCAAAGTCACCGAAACCTTATTCTCGAACCTGGCGCAGATCAAGAGTCTGGAATCTCTGAGTCTACCAGCTGACTCAGAAATATCTGACGAATGGCTGTATCATTTGCACTCACTACCCAAATTGTACCGTCTGAGACTAGGTGGTGAGTTCTTGTCAGATCGCGGTATGGAAGAGCTGTCTAAACTAAAGAATTTACAAATCCTCACAATATATAATTCCAGGATTACTGATACCGGTTTGGCCAACATTCCTCAATCAGCCGATCTAAGAGAGTTTAAAATTAATAGTCAATCAATTTTGACAGATCGTGGGTTGAATGAAATTACCAAACTGAAGCAATTGCGAGTTCTCCACATCAAGGAGTGCAAAATTTCCGATGTTGGTTTAGCCGACCTCCATCAACTAAAGCGGCTTCAAGAAATTCAAATCACGAGTTCCGAGATCACTGATGCCTGTTGTGAGGATTTGATCAAATTACCCCAGTTGAATGTTTTGATGCTCTACTCGACTCAAATCACCGCTGAAGGTGCTAAGAAACTGGTCGATGGCCTTCCCAATTGCAAAGTCTATCTTGATAGCGACTGGAAAACATTTTCTTGGCTAACGAGTCAAACACCGACTGCGCAATAG
- a CDS encoding RNA polymerase sigma factor, which yields MVNIYSPLVYHWCRNESGLSPDDAADVMQEVFRSVSTSIASFRKKGNGTFRGWLRTITANKIRDMIRKMRGHTSAIGGSGWQNHLKELPESKLEETEAAEDGMVMRRAVELLDGSFQEQSRKAFWLVVINGYTAAESAEKLKMTEQAVWQACYRIRRRLREELADLID from the coding sequence ATGGTTAACATCTATAGTCCGTTGGTTTACCATTGGTGTCGAAACGAATCTGGATTGAGTCCAGACGATGCTGCTGACGTAATGCAGGAAGTCTTTCGTTCTGTTTCAACCTCGATTGCTTCCTTCCGAAAAAAAGGGAACGGCACTTTTCGAGGCTGGTTACGTACGATCACCGCCAACAAAATTCGTGATATGATTCGCAAAATGCGCGGTCATACGAGTGCTATTGGTGGAAGTGGCTGGCAGAACCATTTAAAAGAGCTACCCGAATCCAAACTCGAAGAAACGGAAGCAGCCGAAGACGGGATGGTCATGCGACGTGCGGTGGAATTGTTAGATGGCAGCTTTCAGGAACAGAGTCGAAAAGCGTTTTGGCTCGTGGTAATCAATGGTTACACGGCAGCCGAGTCCGCAGAAAAACTTAAGATGACTGAGCAAGCAGTCTGGCAGGCTTGCTATCGGATTCGCCGACGTTTACGTGAAGAACTTGCCGATCTTATCGACTAA
- a CDS encoding right-handed parallel beta-helix repeat-containing protein yields MKRSQTSVLFSFLIVALLFNLNLVAAGQENQPSSKKPKLAGARPVIHAINYTSIQEAIDAIPDEGGVVLLPPGKFEIDQPLVITKGDVLIMGAGSATHIHNKNESGKDAIAIHPPADAKLPDGKKDPKPRIWRVQLQNFRVTGNEKSGRGINAKWVQEIYIHGVTCSYHGSDGIFLDFCFEDPRVSDCLITYNKATGLNTIGCHDIVVSANHFEENLDALHCMDGFNLCMSGNNLDDHLRDGVIIENTYGSIVCANMIEECQGRAIVLDRECYGITLSANVIAHNGSGIILDDAHGCAVSANTFTLLAADALRIGPKSGRITVTGNNFSNSYIGNGNVKRRTNDLKAAGLTLDKTRGVTVSGNLFSSVRPKAVEVIEPTTNVIFGNNLLIDVESDHKKLKDSIIKNILETAAEPVKPESKQADSK; encoded by the coding sequence ATGAAACGTTCTCAAACTTCTGTTCTTTTTTCATTTTTGATTGTGGCTCTGCTATTCAATCTCAATCTGGTCGCCGCTGGTCAGGAAAACCAGCCTTCTTCTAAAAAGCCCAAACTGGCCGGTGCACGGCCTGTGATTCATGCGATTAATTATACTTCGATTCAAGAAGCCATCGATGCGATACCGGATGAGGGGGGAGTGGTTTTGTTACCACCCGGTAAGTTTGAAATTGATCAGCCTCTGGTGATCACCAAGGGCGATGTGTTAATTATGGGAGCTGGATCTGCGACACACATTCATAACAAAAACGAGTCAGGGAAAGATGCGATTGCCATTCACCCGCCAGCAGACGCCAAACTTCCTGATGGGAAGAAAGATCCCAAGCCGCGTATCTGGCGTGTGCAGTTACAGAATTTTCGGGTCACCGGAAATGAGAAAAGCGGACGGGGAATTAATGCGAAGTGGGTACAAGAAATCTATATTCATGGTGTGACCTGTAGCTATCACGGCAGTGACGGAATCTTTCTTGATTTCTGTTTTGAAGATCCACGCGTTTCCGACTGTTTGATTACTTACAATAAAGCAACTGGTCTGAATACGATCGGTTGCCATGATATCGTCGTTTCTGCCAATCACTTTGAAGAGAACCTGGATGCACTTCACTGCATGGACGGTTTTAATCTATGTATGAGCGGCAATAACCTGGATGACCATCTCCGTGATGGTGTGATCATTGAAAATACCTACGGTTCGATCGTCTGTGCCAACATGATTGAAGAGTGTCAAGGTCGGGCGATTGTTCTGGACCGGGAATGTTATGGGATTACGCTGTCTGCGAATGTGATTGCTCATAACGGCAGCGGCATTATTCTGGACGACGCGCACGGTTGTGCCGTCAGTGCGAATACCTTCACTCTGCTGGCTGCCGATGCGTTGCGGATTGGTCCCAAGTCCGGACGGATTACCGTCACCGGGAATAATTTCTCGAACAGCTATATTGGCAATGGTAATGTCAAACGTCGTACGAATGACCTGAAAGCCGCTGGCTTGACGCTGGACAAAACGCGTGGTGTTACGGTTTCCGGTAACCTGTTTTCTTCTGTCCGTCCCAAAGCCGTTGAAGTGATTGAACCGACGACGAATGTGATCTTCGGAAACAACCTGCTGATTGATGTGGAATCGGATCATAAAAAACTGAAGGATTCGATTATCAAAAATATCTTGGAAACAGCGGCTGAACCCGTCAAGCCGGAGTCAAAGCAGGCTGATTCCAAGTAG
- a CDS encoding serine hydrolase: protein MHYLRPFLFALLFMTLPLNAAETEFELQLTSSSYQRFITRIKKQGFALTDVSVTPGKRFDRFMAIAVKRPDQKAWKAHHGLDARQLEEKQKQYASEGFQPVVISGYERGNTSRFAVSWEKNEQAEHIIRHSLSNTQLQDTLNELKQKGFIPFKLDGYMLNNQPVHAGIWVKRNDVTWDATCNVPSDQFQKIFEDVSSQGFRLIDLCGYVIDRNPVYHAVWYKETEPAWMSQFHLTLKQFQAEDKKMQDQNYQLTNIDGYRINNQPFFNAIWVKEENKTESSIWKNADEIPVSGKEQKEFASLDRSVKEFLLEHQPPGAAVAVSYQGRLVYARGFGYADQEQKKLVQPNSQFRIASISKPITAVAIMKLVEEDQLELNTRVFDILKSYQNELSQQGVDPRLKEVTIQQLLNHTGGWDRSASFDPMFRSVSFAKQLGTKPPAETEDVIQVMLKQPLDFKPGERFAYSNFGYCLLGRVIETVAGKPYHEYIQQEICDPLQMTQTKLGKTLLKYREPNEVKYYSPRVGTSVFSEEGVEQVPQPYGAWYLEAMDSHGGWISSAPDLVRFATAFNNREQCPILKAPTISQMFQRPEGLAGFDQNGDPKSFYYACGWSVRPFNLRGSENHWHNGALPGTSTILVRRRDGINWAILFNTRYGKEKKSLSSLIDGQMHRWVNQINDWPEYDLIK from the coding sequence ATGCATTACCTGAGACCTTTCCTCTTTGCCCTGTTATTCATGACACTTCCTCTGAACGCGGCAGAGACGGAATTCGAATTGCAATTAACTTCTTCCAGCTATCAGAGATTCATCACACGGATCAAAAAACAGGGCTTTGCACTCACGGATGTCAGTGTCACGCCGGGAAAACGCTTCGACAGATTCATGGCCATTGCGGTGAAACGACCAGACCAGAAAGCATGGAAGGCCCACCATGGTCTCGACGCCCGCCAGCTGGAAGAAAAACAAAAACAATATGCCAGTGAAGGTTTTCAGCCAGTTGTCATCAGCGGCTACGAACGGGGAAACACATCACGATTCGCTGTAAGCTGGGAAAAGAACGAGCAAGCCGAACATATCATTCGGCATTCACTTTCGAATACACAACTACAAGACACACTCAATGAGTTAAAGCAGAAAGGTTTTATTCCGTTTAAACTGGATGGCTACATGCTCAATAACCAACCGGTCCATGCCGGGATCTGGGTGAAACGAAATGATGTCACCTGGGATGCGACCTGTAATGTTCCTTCAGACCAGTTTCAAAAAATCTTCGAGGACGTTTCTTCTCAGGGTTTTCGTCTGATTGATCTCTGCGGCTATGTCATTGATCGCAATCCTGTCTACCATGCAGTCTGGTATAAAGAAACGGAACCCGCCTGGATGTCACAATTCCATCTGACCCTGAAACAGTTCCAGGCAGAAGACAAAAAAATGCAGGATCAAAATTACCAACTCACGAATATCGATGGCTATCGAATTAACAACCAGCCCTTTTTCAACGCTATCTGGGTGAAAGAAGAAAACAAAACGGAATCCTCTATCTGGAAAAACGCGGATGAGATTCCGGTCTCAGGAAAAGAACAAAAAGAGTTCGCATCCCTGGACCGTTCCGTCAAAGAATTCCTGCTGGAGCACCAACCTCCGGGAGCCGCGGTCGCCGTCAGTTATCAGGGGCGGCTCGTCTATGCGCGGGGGTTCGGCTATGCAGACCAGGAACAGAAAAAACTGGTTCAACCCAACAGCCAGTTCCGGATCGCCAGCATTTCTAAGCCGATCACCGCAGTCGCGATCATGAAACTGGTTGAAGAGGATCAACTGGAATTAAATACCAGAGTCTTCGATATTCTCAAGAGTTACCAGAATGAACTTTCCCAACAGGGTGTAGATCCTCGACTGAAAGAGGTGACGATACAGCAATTACTTAACCATACTGGAGGCTGGGATCGAAGTGCCTCTTTCGACCCGATGTTCCGTTCGGTTTCTTTCGCGAAGCAATTGGGAACGAAACCTCCTGCAGAAACCGAAGACGTGATTCAGGTCATGCTGAAACAGCCTCTCGACTTCAAACCGGGAGAACGGTTTGCTTACTCAAACTTCGGTTACTGCCTGCTGGGCAGAGTCATTGAAACGGTAGCCGGAAAGCCTTATCACGAGTATATTCAACAAGAGATCTGTGACCCTCTACAAATGACTCAGACAAAGCTGGGAAAAACGCTACTGAAATACCGCGAGCCGAATGAAGTCAAATACTATAGCCCCAGAGTAGGCACCTCTGTATTTTCGGAAGAGGGAGTGGAACAGGTGCCTCAACCCTATGGTGCCTGGTATCTGGAAGCGATGGATTCTCATGGCGGCTGGATTTCATCCGCACCAGATCTGGTCCGATTTGCAACCGCATTCAATAACCGTGAGCAATGTCCGATTCTCAAAGCGCCCACGATCTCACAAATGTTTCAGCGTCCGGAAGGACTGGCCGGTTTTGATCAGAACGGAGATCCGAAATCCTTCTATTACGCCTGTGGCTGGTCGGTGAGACCCTTTAACCTGCGGGGTAGCGAAAATCATTGGCACAACGGCGCACTGCCTGGAACATCAACGATCCTGGTAAGACGGCGCGACGGAATCAACTGGGCCATCCTATTCAATACACGCTATGGAAAAGAGAAAAAGAGTTTATCATCTCTGATTGACGGGCAAATGCATCGTTGGGTAAACCAGATCAACGATTGGCCTGAATATGACCTCATTAAATAG
- a CDS encoding glycerophosphodiester phosphodiesterase, whose product MKSIYVRLSLFCICFCIFSQVSHTADPVLIAHRGMLRHAPENTLPAFRVCLDLRIGFELDIRTTKDGELVIIHDDSLPRTTNGLGKSIRDVTWAEAQQLDAGRWFDPVFAGTRIPTLEQTLKLIKERKQGDTIIALNIKQLNPDGEKKLVELLEKNDLFEDSFAFDQSAEMSQRLKKLNPRIRIGQNVNRKSIDARLKENQLDVFLLTFVAEKAEVDRLKQQGKQVLFNFGGSGAGRRNPEVWNQVRAAGIEGILTDYPLECRQVWRDADQQTKN is encoded by the coding sequence ATGAAATCAATATATGTCAGACTGAGTCTATTTTGTATCTGCTTCTGTATTTTCTCTCAGGTGAGTCATACTGCTGATCCCGTTCTGATTGCCCATCGGGGGATGTTACGGCACGCTCCGGAAAATACGCTGCCGGCGTTTCGTGTCTGCCTGGATTTGCGGATTGGTTTTGAACTGGATATCCGCACGACAAAGGACGGAGAGTTGGTGATCATTCATGATGACAGCTTGCCGAGAACAACCAATGGTCTCGGAAAGTCCATTCGTGATGTGACATGGGCGGAAGCACAGCAACTGGATGCGGGGCGTTGGTTTGATCCGGTATTCGCCGGGACGCGGATTCCCACTTTGGAGCAGACGCTTAAGTTAATCAAAGAGAGAAAACAGGGGGACACAATCATTGCGCTGAATATCAAGCAATTGAACCCCGACGGCGAAAAGAAACTGGTGGAGTTGCTCGAAAAAAATGATCTGTTCGAGGACAGTTTCGCATTTGATCAGAGTGCGGAAATGAGCCAGCGGTTGAAGAAACTGAATCCTCGCATTCGGATTGGACAGAACGTCAACCGCAAGAGTATTGACGCGCGTTTAAAAGAGAATCAGCTGGATGTGTTTCTGCTGACGTTTGTTGCAGAGAAAGCGGAAGTCGATCGACTCAAGCAGCAGGGGAAACAGGTCCTGTTTAACTTTGGTGGTTCTGGCGCGGGCCGACGCAATCCTGAGGTCTGGAATCAGGTTCGTGCTGCAGGCATTGAGGGCATTTTGACCGATTATCCTCTGGAATGCAGGCAGGTCTGGCGGGACGCGGATCAGCAGACGAAAAACTGA
- a CDS encoding DUF6159 family protein — protein sequence MFSRISNGWALSKQSFRVLMLDKELLLFPIMSGFACLMVLASFALPLINSKYVTVIMNEHQAPQDPLAYVILFAFYFVNYFVIIFFNSALMSCAIIRLKGGNPTLSDGFSSALNRLPQITGWALVSATVGFILRLIESKSEKIGQLVAGLLGMAWSITTYFVIPVLVVEKKNPFEAMKRSVGILRKTWGESLVANFGIGLIVFLLMIPIFGLIVGGFIMIGSVNAVIGGIMIATGIVCILLVSLVSSAIHSILIAAIYLFAAEGEVPDQFDQSLIEHAFTHKKARSI from the coding sequence TTCCAACGGATGGGCGTTATCCAAACAAAGTTTCCGCGTCTTGATGCTGGATAAAGAACTCTTGTTGTTCCCGATCATGAGCGGTTTTGCCTGCCTGATGGTCTTGGCCAGCTTTGCACTCCCGCTGATCAATAGTAAATACGTCACGGTCATTATGAATGAGCATCAGGCCCCTCAAGATCCGCTGGCCTATGTCATTCTATTTGCCTTCTATTTCGTGAACTACTTCGTCATTATCTTTTTCAACTCAGCGTTAATGTCCTGTGCCATCATCCGGCTCAAAGGGGGTAATCCCACTCTCAGCGACGGTTTTTCGTCTGCCCTGAATCGGCTGCCGCAAATCACAGGCTGGGCACTGGTTAGTGCAACAGTGGGCTTCATTCTCAGGCTGATCGAATCAAAATCAGAAAAGATCGGGCAACTCGTCGCCGGGCTGCTCGGCATGGCCTGGTCGATTACGACTTATTTCGTCATCCCAGTTCTCGTTGTGGAAAAAAAAAATCCCTTCGAAGCCATGAAACGCTCAGTAGGTATTCTTCGCAAAACCTGGGGTGAGTCTCTGGTCGCTAACTTCGGGATCGGCCTGATTGTCTTCCTGCTGATGATCCCCATCTTTGGGCTGATTGTAGGCGGCTTCATCATGATCGGATCGGTCAATGCAGTCATTGGTGGTATTATGATCGCAACCGGAATTGTCTGTATCTTACTTGTCTCACTGGTCTCTTCGGCCATCCATTCGATTCTGATTGCCGCGATCTACCTCTTCGCAGCAGAAGGCGAAGTTCCTGATCAGTTCGACCAATCACTGATCGAGCACGCGTTTACACACAAAAAAGCCAGATCGATTTGA